In Hevea brasiliensis isolate MT/VB/25A 57/8 chromosome 13, ASM3005281v1, whole genome shotgun sequence, a single genomic region encodes these proteins:
- the LOC110665187 gene encoding WRKY transcription factor 72B has product MEDVFRRSGHGALPKEKKSADDYSSAGYHHHEVACREEVLAKVGGKRAYHENSDDLKSSLSEHDKDLSLTKQVVVADNKERSTMESESKASSSSQKEQDNWLESARAEVGAVREENQRLKMYLGQVMKDYQALQVKFYDIIRQEETKKSTSAVDNNQQPVEESELVSLSLGRFSSESKKDGKSKTYSNGKDDETANNEGDLSLGLDCKFEASKSHNANGEPLANPISPINSLEDQPKEEARETWPPPKVPKTTMPGGGDDEVIQQNPLKKARVCVRARCDTPTMNDGCQWRKYGQKISKGNPCPRAYYRCTVAPSCPVRKQVQRCAEDLSILVTTYEGTHNHKLPLAATAMASTTSAAASMLLFGSSSSSSRTGPNPSSTTAAGLHGLNFYLSDNSNSKQFYLHNSSLSASPSHPTITLDLTANASSSQFNRFYSNNSPILKSTPTGLNFSSAESKAMPWGNGLLSHGSASQPYNRNQLGTLTSSGRPPMENSHCQPYMQKKTSSTPQQPLPDTIAAATKAITADPNFQSALAAAFMSIIGSGGENLGGGDNFAQKLKWGEHFPVASGNSSLPTPKGNNIACATSYLNQTTSANSQAGNLMFLPPSLPFASPKSASASPGDNRDSTN; this is encoded by the exons ATGGAGGATGTCTTCAGAAGATCTGGTCATGGAGCTCTGCCCAAGGAAAAGAAATCGGCTGATGATTATTCTAGTGCTGGTTATCATCATCATGAAGTTGCCTGCAGAGAAGAGGTTCTTGCAAAG GTTGGAGGCAAaagggcataccatgagaatagTGACGATCTGAAGTCATCTTTGTCAGAGCATGATAAAGATTTAAGCTTGACCAAGCAG GTAGTTGTTGCAGATAATAAGGAAAGATCCACCATGGAATCTGAATCAAAAGCGTCTTCTTCCAGCCAAAAGGAACAG GATAATTGGCTTGAATCAGCCAGAGCTGAAGTGGGAGCGGTGAGAGAAGAAAATCAAAGGCTGAAAATGTACTTGGGTCAAGTGATGAAGGATTACCAGGCCCTTCAAGTGAAATTCTATGACATTATCCGACAAGAAGAAACAAAGAAATCCACCTCTGCAGTTGATAACAATCAGCAACCAGTTGAAGAATCCGAGCTTGTTTCCCTTAGCCTGGGGAGATTTTCAAGTGAATCCAAAAAGGATGGAAAGAGCAAAACTTACAGCAATGGGAAAGACGATGAGACAGCTAATAATGAAGGTGATCTGTCTCTTGGACTAGACTGCAAGTTTGAAGCGTCCAAATCTCACAATGCAAATGGTGAACCTTTGGCGAATCCAATAAGCCCTATTAACAGCTTAGAAGATCAACCAAAGGAAGAAGCTAGGGAAACTTGGCCGCCACCTAAGGTTCCCAAGACAACAATGCCAGGTGGAGGAGACGATGAAGTTATACAACAGAACCCTCTCAAGAAAGCTAGGGTTTGTGTGAGAGCAAGATGTGATACCCCAACG ATGAATGACGGATGCCAATGGAGGAAATATGGACAGAAAATTTCAAAAGGGAACCCATGCCCGCGAGCATACTATCGTTGCACTGTTGCACCATCTTGCCCAGTAAGGAAACAG GTTCAAAGATGTGCTGAGGATTTGTCCATATTAGTCACCACCTATGAAGGAACACACAACCACAAACTTCCTCTTGCCGCCACGGCTATGGCTTCCACCACTTCTGCTGCTGCTTCCATGCTGTTGTTTGGGTCATCATCATCTAGTTCTCGAACCGGCCCCAACCCTTCCAGCACCACTGCTGCTGGCCTTCATGGACTAAACTTTTATCTATCCGATAACTCAAATTCGAAGCAATTCTACTTGCACAACTCTTCACTTTCAGCTTCACCTTCGCACCCTACAATCACTCTCGACCTAACTGCAAATGCATCTTCATCTCAATTCAATAGATTTTATTCcaataattctccaattctaaaatCCACTCCCACCGGTCTTAACTTCAGCTCTGCCGAATCTAAAGCTATGCCCTGGGGCAATGGGCTCCTCAGCCATGGTAGTGCGTCACAACCTTACAACAGGAACCAACTAGGAACTTTAACCTCAAGTGGTAGACCACCCATGGAAAATAGCCATTGTCAACCCTACATGCAGAAGAAAACCTCATCAACTCCTCAGCAGCCATTACCGGATACTATAGCTGCCGCAACCAAGGCGATCACAGCAGACCCTAATTTCCAATCAGCTCTAGCAGCAGCTTTCATGTCTATCATTGGCAGTGGTGGTGAAAATCTGGGCGGAGGGGATAACTTTGCCCAGAAGTTGAAGTGGGGTGAACACTTTCCTGTGGCTAGTGGTAACTCATCATTACCAACACCTAAAGGCAATAATATTGCATGTGCAACAAGCTACTTGAATCAAACAACTTCAGCAAATTCTCAAGCTGGAAATTTGATGTTTCTGCCACCTTCATTGCCTTTCGCTTCTCCTAAGAGTGCATCTGCATCTCCTGGGGACAACAGAGACAGCACCAATTAA
- the LOC110645863 gene encoding mitochondrial outer membrane protein porin of 36 kDa, translating to MSNCPGLYQDIGKKARDLLYRDYAHQPKTHFHYRNIKWNFDLSCETPEILPGVTTFFRFTIPDSCKVELRFLGDYFGIAAGVEMQACEQGPFRGKGYNPFVNLSGLAGNTFFSLGTDISFNVATRNFDEFSAGLSFNSPFLISALNLDDKLDAVKASCHYTFNPLTTTAIAAELNHNFSENGATTVTVGAQHSFFPFTLMKVRVNNEAKIGGLIRMELWEKLLVAATGELDFRAANKISKIGMSINFNL from the exons atgagcAATTGTCCAGGTTTATACCAGGATATTGGCAAAAAGGCCAGAG ATCTTCTCTACAGAGATTACGCTCATCAACCAAAAACTCATTTTCATTACCGGAACATCAAGTGGAATTTTGATCTCTCATGTGAAA CACCGGAAATTTTGCCTGGAGTCACAACATTTTTCAGATTCACAATTCCTGATTCTTGTAAG GTGGAACTCAGATTCTTGGGTGACTATTTCGGGATCGCTGCAGGCGTTGAAATGCAGGCATGTGAACAGGGACCCTTTAGAGGAAAGGGATATAACCCATTTGTAAATTTATCAGGTTTAGCAGGAAACACTTTTTTCTCTCTTGGGACTGACATTTCCTTCAATGTAGCAACAAGGAATTTTGATGAATTCAGTGCTGGTTTGAGCTTCAACAGTCCCTTCCTTATTTCTGCCTTGAACTT GGATGACAAACTTGATGCTGTAAAAGCTTCCTGTCACTATACGTTCAATCCCCTTACCACGACTGCCATTGCAGCTGAAttgaatcataatttttcagaaAATGGAGCAACCACAGTTACAGTTGGCGCACAACATTCCTTTTTTCCATTTACATTGATGAAGGTTCGTGTGAACAATGAAGCCAAAATTGGTGGGCTAATTCGGATGGAACTGTGGGAAAAGCTCCTAGTAGCCGCAACAGGGGAGTTGGATTTCAGGGCTGCAAACAAAATTTCTAAGATTGGAATGTCCATAAATTTCAATCTCTAG